A region from the Bacillus sp. Marseille-P3661 genome encodes:
- a CDS encoding ubiquinol-cytochrome c reductase iron-sulfur subunit: MSEEKKLGRNKKNTDDDMINLVDNLNRDDDLTYNRRAFLKTAVGASVTLGLATLPFTIKSMSKQGEEAAEKFEVAKLADIPKGSSINFNYPTEHDQAILVHTKDGDIKAYNNKCTHLQCPVFYEKEEEILLCPCHKGYFSIATGHPVAGPPQRELPLIELEVENDTIYAIGRKIRHG; the protein is encoded by the coding sequence ATGTCAGAGGAAAAGAAATTAGGTCGTAATAAAAAAAATACCGATGACGATATGATTAACCTTGTTGATAATTTAAATCGTGATGATGATTTAACATATAATAGACGTGCGTTTTTAAAAACCGCAGTAGGTGCTTCAGTTACATTAGGTTTAGCAACATTACCATTTACAATTAAATCAATGTCAAAACAGGGGGAAGAAGCAGCTGAAAAATTTGAGGTGGCGAAATTAGCCGATATTCCGAAGGGAAGTTCGATTAATTTTAACTACCCGACAGAACATGATCAAGCTATTTTAGTGCACACTAAAGATGGCGATATTAAAGCATATAATAATAAATGTACACATCTACAGTGTCCTGTTTTTTATGAAAAAGAAGAAGAAATTCTTTTGTGTCCATGTCATAAAGGCTATTTCAGCATAGCAACAGGCCACCCTGTAGCAGGACCTCCACAACGTGAACTTCCACTAATCGAATTAGAAGTTGAAAATGATACGATCTACGCAATCGGAAGGAAGATTCGCCATGGATAA
- a CDS encoding 4Fe-4S dicluster domain-containing protein has product MNKIMYLEFERCIGCRSCQAACRECGGHDAKERNYVEYVDFMESRQTFPMLCMQCKDPACARVCPANAIQITEEGVVLSAMEEKCIGCRNCTFGCPFGIPKFDFEENKMYKCDMCYDRSKHDIAPMCASVCPSDAIRFIDFEEMQLLRRRRTQMNLVEGKKPKEGNKWDYVPEFFGVYTD; this is encoded by the coding sequence ATGAATAAGATTATGTATCTTGAATTTGAACGTTGTATCGGGTGTCGTTCATGTCAAGCGGCTTGCCGTGAGTGTGGTGGACATGATGCGAAAGAACGTAACTATGTTGAATATGTTGATTTTATGGAAAGCCGTCAAACGTTTCCAATGTTATGTATGCAATGTAAGGATCCAGCATGTGCTCGAGTTTGTCCTGCAAATGCGATCCAAATTACAGAAGAAGGCGTTGTTCTTTCGGCAATGGAAGAAAAGTGTATCGGCTGCCGAAATTGTACATTTGGATGTCCATTTGGAATACCGAAGTTCGACTTTGAAGAGAATAAAATGTACAAGTGTGATATGTGTTATGACCGTTCTAAGCATGATATAGCACCGATGTGTGCATCTGTATGTCCGAGTGATGCGATTCGTTTTATTGACTTTGAAGAAATGCAATTATTACGCCGTAGACGTACACAAATGAATTTAGTAGAAGGTAAGAAACCGAAAGAAGGCAACAAGTGGGATTATGTACCTGAATTCTTTGGAGTTTATACAGATTAA